In Marasmius oreades isolate 03SP1 chromosome 1, whole genome shotgun sequence, one DNA window encodes the following:
- a CDS encoding uncharacterized protein (BUSCO:EOG09263L9T): MALITLSGYPASGKSSRALQIKRYLQEKLAQDPLLSHLSVVLLSDHSLSIPRDVYNDGRSEKPARAALFAALQRQMGANTILIVDALNYIKGFRYQMYCAAREHKLRVCTVYVVTQEDQCREWNNTRSKENKYSDSTLENLFLRYEEPSSMVRWDSPLFTVPWTDQEIPGAQIWETITVGTIKPPNTGTRAVAKAPTDALLTLEKTTLSVVSAIMAEQAQSQGGSGGPTALFLSASFKTQIILPLHPVTLSELQRCKRQFVAVHKKAITLGTVEKGQVDWDEEGVAERFVTYLEENLKT; encoded by the exons ATGGCTCTCATCACATTATCAGGCTATCCTGCCTCTGGAAAGTCCTCTAGAGCTCTCCAAATAAAGCGTTATCTTCAAGAAAAACTTGCCCAGGATCCCCTTCTTTCTCATCTCAGCGTCGTCCTGCTTTCCGACCATTCACTCAGCATACCGCGGGACGTCTATAATG ATGGTCGTTCCGAGAAACCCGCGCGGGCCGCCCTATTTGCTGCGTTGCAGCGTCAGATGGGTGCCAACACGATCTTAATTGTTGATGCTCTAAACTACATCAAGGGCTTTCGATATCAAATGTACTGCGCCGCGCGCGAACACAAATTGCGCGTTTGCACC GTCTACGTCGTGACGCAGGAAGATCAGTGCAGAGAGTGGAATAACACCAGATCAAAAGAAAACAAGTATTCTGATTCAAC ATTAGAAAATCTCTTCCTTCGATACGAAGAGCCTTCGTCGATGGTCAGATGGGACTCTCCGTTGTTCACCGTACCCTGGACAGATCAGGAAATTCCTGGCGCACAGATTTGGGAAACTATTACCGTTGGAACTATCAAGCCACCAAACACAGGGACTCGAGCA GTCGCCAAGGCCCCTACAGATGCTCTCCTCACGTTGGAGAAGACGACGTTGTCAGTTGTCTCCGCAATAATGGCTGAACAGGCTCAATCTCAAGGTGGTTCAGGTGGACCCACtgcccttttcctttctgccAGCTTCAAAACCCAAATCATATTACCATTACACCCCGTCActctttctgaacttcaaCGTTGCAAGCGGCAGTTTGTAGCAGTTCACAAAAAGGCCATCACACTGGGTACTGTGGAGAAAGGTCAAGTTGATTGGGATGAAGAGGGAGTAGCAGAAAGATTTGTTACCTATCTTGAAGAAAACTTGAAGACCTGA